The DNA segment TCGGGTATTCGTGGCGTGCTTATGCGCGGGGCAATCGGTCTTTGTCCGCCGGAGGTCCAGAAGCAGAAGCTGGATGAAGCCGTGGCTTTTGCCCGGAACTGGCACGGAAAAGCCAACGGCCGGATAACGACGATGATTTCGCCGCATGCTCCTTATACTTGTCCGCCGGACTACATCGAGCAATTCGTGCAAGCCGCGCATGATCTCGATTTGCCGATGCATACCCATATGTCAGAGACTCAAGCCGAAGTAGAGCAAAATGTAGCCGATTACGGTGCGAGGCCGGTAGAGCACTTGCTTAAGCTGGGAATGTTCTCTCGCCCGACCTTGCTTGCGCATGGCGTGCATTTGACGGATGAGGAAATTGAAGTGCTTGCCGCTCATAAAGTCGCTATTTCCCATAACCCGGGAAGTAACTTGAAGTTGGCGAGCGGTGTGGCTCGAGTTCCTGAGCTGCTGAAAGCAGGAGTTACTGTGTCCTTGGGAACTGACGGCGCAGCGAGCAATAATAATTTGGATATGTTCGAGGAAATTCGGCTTGCCGCTTTGATCCATAAAGGGGTATCGGGCGATCCAACGGCTGTGCCGGCATTGGAAGCTTTGCGAATGGGCACGGAATACGGCGCGCAATCGGTGTTCCTGAACAATACGGGCAAGCTTGCTGCGGGAATGAAGGCGGATTTCATCGCTCTTAATACAGAGCAGGCGCATTTTGTGCCTAGAACCGATTATGTGTCTCATGTCGTATACTCAGCAGGCCCGAAAGATGTTGAGCATGTATGGGTTGATGGGAAACAAATCGTGAAGCACGGCGTTTGTCTCACATTGGATGAAGAGCGGATTCGCCACGAAGCTCAAGCGGCATTTGAGGGCTTGTTGTCCAGATAATCAGATAGCATTGAGATAGATTTAAGTTTGGTATTAGAGAGGAAGAGAAGGTTGAAGAAGAGAACCCAATGGATCCTGCTCTCTATTCTCATTCTGCTGCTGGTACTCTTCGGCCTTCATCGTTTTTATGTATATATACAGCAGGATATTTGGATTGAGGAGAAGTCGGCGATTCAGTCGGCTAAGCAGCAAACGAGTATTATTTCGGTCGATAAGACGTGGAAATCGGTTTGGGATGAGGTTTGCTGGGTCATTAAAGGGAAGAATGAGAACGGTGAAGAGCTGATGGTTTGGCTTCCGGAGAGCGGAGAAGCCCATGAAGAGCTTCTGGCCAATGGAAAGTCGGAGCAGCAAATCCGGAATATCATCAACCAATCGCTACCCGGGATCAGAATTGTCAGACTCATGCCCGGGATCTATGAGGATGAGTATGTATGGCAGTTGTTTTACAAGGAAGAAGAGCATCATTATTATCAATTCTTCCGGTTCAGCGACGGCTCGGCTTTGCCTGATAAATTCACGCTACCCAATCGATGATCAATGGTAGAGTTTAAGGTTATAAGACACACAGCACTGTGCATCAATAAATATAACAGTTAACAGTAGAAATACCCTCGCTCCATAGAGCCAGGGTATTTTTTATTTTCTAAAAATTTTAAATATATTCATACTTTGGCTTCGATATACGATGTACTAGTATGTTATACTTTTATTTGTAAGTTTTGATAGATCAGAGTATATCAATATTCGCAAGTATTTATATATACTATATAGAAGGAGGCCGCGAATGAAATTACGAATTAGACAAATTGTCGCCATCGCAGCATTCTCTGCTGTATTGTTGTTTGGAGGATGGTTTGGCTACAGCCAATGGGCGATCGAGGCTCCGTTACACAAGCTGGTACAGCAATATGAAGGCGTAAATCATGTTAAATTGAATATTACCCCCAAAGAGGTGGGGGTGAAACTTGATCTTGAAGCTGGTACGGATATAGGCGGGCTTGTTCGCTATATTGAGAAGGATGGCCAACAGCTTTTAGGCAAGCGTTCATTAAAGCTGGAAGTAAAAGATCATTCTTCAGCGGCTTTGGATCAAATTTGGAGTGAAGCACTGTTTTCTGTTGCTCAAGCTATGGAGAGCAGACAATATACGGAAATACAGAGCACGTTGACGCAATTGGAGCAGAAGTATGATACGCTGCGGACAACCGCCGTTATGGACAACGATAACGTCTATCTGACGCTAACCGATGGAGCGGCGAGCAAATACGTTATTTTGCCCCGGATTCCGCAGAAATTGGGGGTGTGGCCCAATGCGTAAATGGATGTGGGAAGTTATTGTCGGATTTGTTCCTGTGCTATTGGTTTTTATGGCATTTATTGGCTTGAATGTAGTTCCGCTTATTATTGCCACGCTCATGGCAGGTGCGGTATTTGCCGCGCTAAAAATGCGTGGAGGCATCACGATTGGTGCGGCTCAGGAGCGGAAGCGGAAAAAAGCAGGTCCTGCCAAGCTGACCTTTGAAGAAATTGGAGGCCAGGACAGCGCGAAACAAGAGTTACAGGAAGCGCTGGACTTCATGGTTCGCCATGAAGAAATTAAGCAATTTGGAATTAGACCGATCAAAGGAATTCTGCTCACCGGCCCTCCGGGAACAGGAAAAACGCTGATGGCAAAGGCAGCGGCGCATTATACGAACTCAGTCTTTGTTGCCGCTTCGGGCAGTGAATTTGTAGAAATGTACGTCGGGGTCGGTGCGGGAAGGATACGTGAATTGTTTAAAGAGGCGCGAACCCGAGCCGCGAAAGAGAACAAGGAGAATGCAATTATTTTTATCGATGAAATCGATGTGATTGGCGGCAAAAGAGAAGGCGGTCAGCAGCGCGAATATGATCAAACGCTGAATCAATTGTTGACAGAGATGGATGGTATCTATTCGGCAGAAGCGCCGCGTATTTTGCTTATGGCGGCGACAAACCGCAAGGAAATGCTGGATGCAGCGCTGTTGCGCCCAGGTCGATTCGACCGCCATATCCAGGTCGATTTACCCGATAAGAAAGGCCGTTTGCATATATTGGAGCTGCACGCGAAGAATAAACCGCTGCAAGAGGGTGTTAGTCTGGAGAAGCTCGCCGAGGAGTCCTTTGGATTTTCGGGCGCACAGCTGGAAAGCGTCATGAACGAGGCAGCGATCTATGCGATGAGAGAAGACAAGAAGGAAATTGAGCAACGCCATCTATCCATGGCGATCGATAAGGTAATGCTCGGCGAACGGACAGACCGGGAATCAACGGAGGAAGAGAAGCGCCGTGTGGCGATTCATGAGCTAGGCCATGCGATAGCAGCCGAAGCAGTGGCACCGGGCAGCGTCAATCAGGTTGCGCTTAGCCCGCGCGGAAGGGCGCTTGGCTATGTCCGCCATAATCCGCAGGAAGATAAATATTTATATACAAAAGCTTATTTAGAAGGCCAAATTATTATCGCCTTGGCCGGGGCGGCCGCCGAGGAGATCTATTATGGCGAGCGCAGCACTGGCTCTAGCAACGATTTTGAGCAAGCGATCAACATCGTGCATACGATGATGACCTCCGGGCTGACTTCCCTTGGTATCGTCAACATGGATATGATGACCAAGGAAGTCCTCATGAGGGAAAATTCGGCGATATTGGATGAACTCGCAGCCAGATCGAAACAATTGCTGATCGATCATTCCACCGTGTTCGACAAGTCGCTGGAAATTCTTTTACGGGAAGAGCGCCTTTCCGGAGAGCAATTTAGATGTCAATTTGGTGACAGTGTCCTTTTACCGGCATAAATCTTGTGCCGGTTATTTTTTTTACTTTTTGTCCGTGCTAAGATATTATTATATGTTGGGTATTAAAAAATTGTATTATTCGACATGAAGGGTACAATATTATGTGTAGACGATGAAAGGATGGAGCGAAGGAACCATGAACTTCAAAAGAATAGGTGTCATTGGCGGCGGCACGATGGGTCAGGGAATTAGCGAAATGCTGGCAGCCAAAGGACTCGATGTGCTTCTCGTAGAAGAATCACCTGAAAAATTAGACCACGCTTATAATATGATAGAAACGAGCTTGGATAAGCAGCTTGAGAAATGGGCTATTACCAAGGCCGAGAAAAAGCTGATTTTGTCTAAAGTCCATAAAGTAACCCATCTTGCTGAATTGGGTACCTGCGATATGGTCATCGAGACCATTTCGGAGGATTTGGATGCCAAAAAAGAGGTGTTCAAGGAGCTTGATCATGTGTGCCCAAGCAACATTATTCTGGCCAGTAACACGTCAACGCTCAGTCTGACAGAAATTGCCGGTTCAACAATGTATCCCGAGCGGGTAATTGGCATGCACTTTATTTATCCGGTATCCAAAATTAATCTTGTGGAAATCATCCGCGGACTCA comes from the Paenibacillus lentus genome and includes:
- a CDS encoding 3-hydroxyacyl-CoA dehydrogenase family protein, whose protein sequence is MNFKRIGVIGGGTMGQGISEMLAAKGLDVLLVEESPEKLDHAYNMIETSLDKQLEKWAITKAEKKLILSKVHKVTHLAELGTCDMVIETISEDLDAKKEVFKELDHVCPSNIILASNTSTLSLTEIAGSTMYPERVIGMHFIYPVSKINLVEIIRGLKTSDTTFEETKHFVEEVVDKRGIMVYESPGFVTSRIICVMINEALHVLGEGVATAEDIDNAMRVGYQFQYGPLEMADRFGLDSVLAALERMFREFGDLKYRPSFVLKKMVRAGSLGVKTGEGFFKYDKDGDRL
- a CDS encoding AAA family ATPase, which translates into the protein MRKWMWEVIVGFVPVLLVFMAFIGLNVVPLIIATLMAGAVFAALKMRGGITIGAAQERKRKKAGPAKLTFEEIGGQDSAKQELQEALDFMVRHEEIKQFGIRPIKGILLTGPPGTGKTLMAKAAAHYTNSVFVAASGSEFVEMYVGVGAGRIRELFKEARTRAAKENKENAIIFIDEIDVIGGKREGGQQREYDQTLNQLLTEMDGIYSAEAPRILLMAATNRKEMLDAALLRPGRFDRHIQVDLPDKKGRLHILELHAKNKPLQEGVSLEKLAEESFGFSGAQLESVMNEAAIYAMREDKKEIEQRHLSMAIDKVMLGERTDRESTEEEKRRVAIHELGHAIAAEAVAPGSVNQVALSPRGRALGYVRHNPQEDKYLYTKAYLEGQIIIALAGAAAEEIYYGERSTGSSNDFEQAINIVHTMMTSGLTSLGIVNMDMMTKEVLMRENSAILDELAARSKQLLIDHSTVFDKSLEILLREERLSGEQFRCQFGDSVLLPA
- a CDS encoding DUF5590 domain-containing protein, with protein sequence MKKRTQWILLSILILLLVLFGLHRFYVYIQQDIWIEEKSAIQSAKQQTSIISVDKTWKSVWDEVCWVIKGKNENGEELMVWLPESGEAHEELLANGKSEQQIRNIINQSLPGIRIVRLMPGIYEDEYVWQLFYKEEEHHYYQFFRFSDGSALPDKFTLPNR
- a CDS encoding amidohydrolase, yielding MSRKMLIENGTFAVLEQDQTVIDGFMLVEDDLLTYIGSERPDHCDDAEVLDGRGLLFLSGLVNTHGHAAMSLLRGYGDDMVLQKWLQEKMWPMEAKFTGSDVYWGTALSVLEMIKGGTTTFLDMYDHMDQVAQVTEESGIRGVLMRGAIGLCPPEVQKQKLDEAVAFARNWHGKANGRITTMISPHAPYTCPPDYIEQFVQAAHDLDLPMHTHMSETQAEVEQNVADYGARPVEHLLKLGMFSRPTLLAHGVHLTDEEIEVLAAHKVAISHNPGSNLKLASGVARVPELLKAGVTVSLGTDGAASNNNLDMFEEIRLAALIHKGVSGDPTAVPALEALRMGTEYGAQSVFLNNTGKLAAGMKADFIALNTEQAHFVPRTDYVSHVVYSAGPKDVEHVWVDGKQIVKHGVCLTLDEERIRHEAQAAFEGLLSR